In the genome of Panthera uncia isolate 11264 chromosome B3 unlocalized genomic scaffold, Puncia_PCG_1.0 HiC_scaffold_1, whole genome shotgun sequence, one region contains:
- the TTC8 gene encoding tetratricopeptide repeat protein 8 isoform X3: protein MYREAEKQFKSALKQQEMVDTFLYLAKVYVSLDQPVTALNLFKQGLDKFPGEVTLLCGIARIYEEMNNISSAAEYYKEVLKQDNTHVEAIACIGSNHFYSDQPEIALRFYRRLLQMGVYNCQLFNNLGLCCFYAQQYDMTLTSFERALALAENEEEAADVWYNLGHVAVGIGDTNLAHQCFRLALVNNNNHAEAYNNLAVLEMRKGHVEQARALLQTASSLAPHMYEPHFNFAAVSDKIGDLQRSYVAAQKSEAAFPDHVDTQHLIKQLKQHFAML from the exons ATGTATCGTGAAGCAGAAAAACAGTTTAAATCAGCCCTGAAGCAGCAGGAAATGGTAGATACATTTCTCTACTTGGCAAAA GTTTACGTCTCATTGGATCAGCCAGTGACGGCTTTAAATCTTTTCAAACAAGGCTTAGATAAGTTTCCAGGAGAAGTAACCCTACTTTGTGGAATTGCCAGGATCTATGAG GAAATGAACAATATTTCATCAGCAGCTGAATACTACAAAGAAGTTTTGAAACAGGACAATACTCATGTGGAAGCCATTGCATGCATTGGAAGCAACCACTTTTATTCTGATCAACCAGAAATAGCTCTCCGGTTTTACAG GCGGCTCCTGCAGATGGGTGTCTATAACTGCCAGCTTTTTAACAATCTGGGACTCTGCTGCTTCTATGCCCAGCAGTATGATATGACTCTGACCTCATTTGAACGTGCCCTTGCTCTGGCTGAAAACGAAGAAGAGGCAGCTGATGTCTGGTACAACTTGGGACATGTGGCTGTG gGCATCGGAGATACGAATTTGGCCCATCAGTGCTTCAGGCTCGCTCTGGTCAACAACAATAACCACGCTGAGGCCTACAACAACCTGGCCGTGCTGGAGATGCGGAAGGGCCACGTGGAGCAG gcaAGAGCACTGTTACAAACTGCCTCATCCTTAGCACCCCATATGTACGAgccacattttaattttgcagCGGTCTCTGataag ATTGGAGATCTCCAGAGAAGCTATGTTGCTGCTCAGAAATCTGAAGCAGCATTTCCAGATCATGTGGATACCCAACATTTAATTAAACAGTTAAAGCAGCATTTTGCTATGCTCTGA